The region ATGGGGTCGAGGACGGGCGCGCAGTCGCGGGCGGCCACGCTGACGGGCACGGTCACCTCTGCGGACAACGCGTCGCTCCCGCAGTTCCTGCCATGGTCGGTCACAGTGAACCGGATGGACGGGTACGTCCCCGCCTGCGTGCACGTGGGCGTCCACGTGAAGGCACCGGAATAGGGATCGAACGTGGCGCCCAGCGGGAGGTTCTCGGCGCCGAACGTCAGCAGGTCGCCATCGGGGTCGGTGGCGGCGAGGGTGAGCGCGAACTCCGTGGCTTCGGTCGCGGCAATATCGGGCGGCTGCGTGAGCGCCGGCGGCCGGCTGTAGCGGTAGCTTACGAGGAGCATGTCGATTCCCGAAATGGTCTGGCCTGGCAGGACCTCGATAATCTGGGCCTCCGAGGCCAGGGTCTTTCCCGGGTACCACTGCGGATAGTGCGCGTTGAAGTCCCAACCAAGACTGGAAGCCAGGATCCGGTACCGACCGGGGGGCACTCGGAAGGCAAAGGGACCGGATGGATACCACTGCCCATACCATCGGACGGTGTCCGAGTCGCCCTCGACTAGGGCCAGGTAGGCTCCCTTGGTGCCGTGAGTCAGGTTGACCTGACCTTCGATTCGCCCCTCGGGAGGGAAGTCCGCGTCGATACCCGTCACCGTCTCACCGGGGGCCACCTCGATCGGGACGGCGGTCTTGGCGGAATCCTCATTCGGATACCAGCGGCCCCAGGAGGAGGTCTGTTCTGCGTCGAACGCAAGCAGGTACGAACCGGGTGAAACGTGGTCGAAGCGGTAGGTGTCGTTCTGCCAGTCGGTGTAGATGCAGCGAAGAGGGTTCCCATGCAGGTCGGCGAGGCAGACCTTTGCCCAATTGAGCGAAAGCCGCTGGCCGTTCTCCGTCAGCGTCCCCATAATGCTCCCCTTTGCCCCGAGGTCGGCGTCTATGCCTGGCGTCTGGAGCCCGGGTTGGACCAGCACTGGGTCTGCAGTCTGCGCCGACACGCTGGTCGGATACCACTTCTCTCCGAACGTGCTGCCTGCCGTCGAGTCAAAGAATCGCAACAGGTAGGGGCCAGGGGGGAGGGTGGTGGCCTCGTAGTTGCCATCCGCGCCGGGAACGACGGTCCGCAGCGGTGAAGCGCCCGCAGGCGACGTCCAGACTTCAATCCTCGTCCCTGCGCTGGCCGCTCCACCCGCCGTCACCCGCCCCGCGACGCTGCCGGCGGTTCCGAGGCTCTGGAGGACGACGGTCGGGAGCATGAGGGTCTCGCCGCTCCTGAACCGCACCACATCCGCGGATGTCTCATCGGGCTTGCCGTCGAGCCAGGTCGGAGCGTAACCTTCCTTGCTGAGGAAGAGCTTGCGGTCGCCGCTGGACGAAACGGCGAACTCCCCATTGACGTCTGTGCTCGTTGTCGGAGAAATGCCACAGTCGACCCTCGATACGCTAATCGCGACACCCTCGAGGGGAGAGCCTTGCCCGTCGACCACCTTCCCCAGTGTGACGCCTGGCGGGGCGGGCGGTAGCGTTATGCTGCTGATCTCGCCAGGTTTAATGACGACAGGCGACGCGTCCTCCCATTGAAAGGTCCCTGGATAGTAAGTATCGGCGATGCTCGCGGAATACATATTGACACCTATGCGGTATTCCCCCGGCGGCAAGTAGGTTGGGGAAGGCCAGTAGCACTCCTCCCTCCCACTCGTGAAGCTCCATGCATCGTAATCGTCGTACGGAGCAAGCATGACCTGCAACTCGCCTGGCGTCGGGACGGAAATGTCATGCCCCCCGGTAATTTCTCCGAGGATCGGTCGGACCGGTGTCGGATCGCTCACCCCTGGGTGGTAGAGATCCCATGCCGGTGCTCCGCTTGTGGAAACCTTGATGTAATACGCATCATCCTCCAGGTCGGTGAGGATGAAACGGCCAATTCCGTCCGTCGTCGTGCGCCATGGAAGTGTGCGCGCAGCATATCTCGACATATAGATTTCAGCTCCGACCCAAGTACTTGCCAAGGGTGTCCCGTCCGGACCAGTCACGGTGCCCGCTATGCGCCCTGGAGGGCCGAGACGGACGTCGATCCCTGTGAGAGTTTCGCCCTCTTTGACAATCAGCAGTCTGGATGGCGGTCCAATGACCCCACGAAGGAGGCGCGGTGTATGGCCGCTGCTGGGTGGCGGTGAGAACAGCAGTTCGTACCAACCACTAT is a window of bacterium DNA encoding:
- a CDS encoding putative Ig domain-containing protein encodes the protein MLAPYDDYDAWSFTSGREECYWPSPTYLPPGEYRIGVNMYSASIADTYYPGTFQWEDASPVVIKPGEISSITLPPAPPGVTLGKVVDGQGSPLEGVAISVSRVDCGISPTTSTDVNGEFAVSSSGDRKLFLSKEGYAPTWLDGKPDETSADVVRFRSGETLMLPTVVLQSLGTAGSVAGRVTAGGAASAGTRIEVWTSPAGASPLRTVVPGADGNYEATTLPPGPYLLRFFDSTAGSTFGEKWYPTSVSAQTADPVLVQPGLQTPGIDADLGAKGSIMGTLTENGQRLSLNWAKVCLADLHGNPLRCIYTDWQNDTYRFDHVSPGSYLLAFDAEQTSSWGRWYPNEDSAKTAVPIEVAPGETVTGIDADFPPEGRIEGQVNLTHGTKGAYLALVEGDSDTVRWYGQWYPSGPFAFRVPPGRYRILASSLGWDFNAHYPQWYPGKTLASEAQIIEVLPGQTISGIDMLLVSYRYSRPPALTQPPDIAATEATEFALTLAATDPDGDLLTFGAENLPLGATFDPYSGAFTWTPTCTQAGTYPSIRFTVTDHGRNCGSDALSAEVTVPVSVAARDCAPVLDPIGTRSVVAGETLTFKVTASNPEGGALALEAAGLPAGASFNAVDGTFTWTPGAAQAGEYTVTFAAVSMLDSSLRDEETVTISAAGPLLFSDDFEHSDGADPDWVRLSGFWVVRNHTLRSSPTGIAIAVPGPTDRAGA